A part of Aegilops tauschii subsp. strangulata cultivar AL8/78 chromosome 2, Aet v6.0, whole genome shotgun sequence genomic DNA contains:
- the LOC109786069 gene encoding probable 2' cyclic ADP-D-ribose synthase BdTIR, with translation MASTGVSRRSSIMASRLSASAEAMRASEGGKQRHAVLARRVEYDEESLAGEPQYDVFINHRGVDTKRTVARLLYDRLAQSGIRGFLDNMSMRPGDRLRETISAGISECSVAVAIFSPSYFDSEYCLWELATLVESRKTIIPIFYNIKPSDLVLPEALAASDDYLPQDVERYKYALREAKNTVGLTYDSATGDIAELVSAAADAVLYHMEKMVRVQRRETIVSRL, from the exons ATGGCCTCAACCGGAGTTTCGCGTAGGTCGTCCATCATGGCGTCCCGGCTGAGCGCGTCTGCAGAGGCCATGCGCGCGAGCGAGGGGGGGAAGCAGCGACACGCCGTGCTGGCGCGGCGGGTGGAGTACGACGAGGAGTCTCTGGCCGGTGAACCCCAATACGACGTGTTCATCAACCACCGCGGCGTGGACACGAAGCGGACGGTGGCGCGCCTGCTCTACGACCGCCTCGCGCAGAGCGGCATCCGCGGCTTCCTGGACAACATGTCGATGCGGCCGGGCGACCGGCTCAGGGAGACGATCAGCGCCGGAATCAGCGAATGCAGCGTCGCCGTTGCCATCTTCTCCCCGAGCTACTTCGACTCGGAGTACTGCCTGTGGGAGCTCGCCACGCTCGTAGAGTCACGCAAGACCATCATCCCCATCTTCTACAACATCAAGCCCTCCGACCTCGTGCTCCCCGAGGCCCTCGCCGCCTCCGACGACTACCTCCCGCAAGACGTCGAGCGCTACAAGTACGCGCTCCGCGAGGCCAAGAACACCGTCGGCCTCACCTACGACTCGGCCACAGG GGACATAGCCGAGCTGGTGTCAGCGGCAGCCGACGCGGTGCTGTACCACATGGAAAAAATGGTGAGAGTGCAGAGGAGGGAAACGATCGTTTCAAGGCTCTAA